The following proteins are encoded in a genomic region of Primulina huaijiensis isolate GDHJ02 chromosome 3, ASM1229523v2, whole genome shotgun sequence:
- the LOC140974246 gene encoding uncharacterized protein isoform X2, with product MAVSQTRNSGINLLRLNGMPILEQLHLEERLLRTTSQNWCLVNDGTTHPTIVMGVSGKPLELLDTESVLRDGIPVIRRYTGGGTVIVDHGTIFVTFICNKDAISGLQSYPQPIMSWSSLLYKEVFQGIGDFTLRENDYVLGNRKFGGNAQSITKNRWVHHTSFLWDYEISQMGYLKLPKRAPQYRQNNQCSRLPFPAKILGAESNSVAFRYQI from the exons ATGGCTGTATCACAGACAAGAAACAGTGGGATCAATCTTCTTAGGCTGAATGGAATGCCCATTCTTGAGCAGCTGCACTTGGAGGAGAGACTTCTAAGAACCACATCACAAAATTGGTGCCTCGTCAATGATGGAACTACTCATCCCACCATTGTCATGGGTGTCTCAGG GAAGCCATTGGAACTTCTTGATACCGAGTCTGTTTTAAGAGATGGAATTCCGGTCATTCGAAGGTATACTGGAGGTGGTACAGTTATTGTGGACCATGGGACAATTTTTGTAACATTTATATGCAATAAGGATGCAATTTCAGGTTTACAATCATATCCTCAACCTATCATGTCTTGGAGTAGCCTATTATATAAAGAAGTATTTCAAGGAATTGGAGATTTTACACTTCGTGAGAATG ATTATGTGCTCGGCAACCGTAAGTTCGGTGGAAATGCTCAATCTATTACCAAGAATAGATGGGTCCACCATACGTCATTTTTATGGGATTATGAAATCAGTCAAATGGGTTATCTCAAACTTCCAAAACGAGCTCCTCAGTATCGACAG AACAATCAATGCAGTCGGCTGCCATTTCCTGCTAAGATACTCGGAGCCGAAAGCAATTCAGTGGCCTTTAGGTACCAAATTTGA
- the LOC140974246 gene encoding uncharacterized protein isoform X1 produces MAVSQTRNSGINLLRLNGMPILEQLHLEERLLRTTSQNWCLVNDGTTHPTIVMGVSGKPLELLDTESVLRDGIPVIRRYTGGGTVIVDHGTIFVTFICNKDAISGLQSYPQPIMSWSSLLYKEVFQGIGDFTLRENDYVLGNRKFGGNAQSITKNRWVHHTSFLWDYEISQMGYLKLPKRAPQYRQARDHLEFICRMKDYMTRSDFIDRTINAVGCHFLLRYSEPKAIQWPLGTKFEPSSRLLRKQELGEAIFNSSTAVSAPLSL; encoded by the exons ATGGCTGTATCACAGACAAGAAACAGTGGGATCAATCTTCTTAGGCTGAATGGAATGCCCATTCTTGAGCAGCTGCACTTGGAGGAGAGACTTCTAAGAACCACATCACAAAATTGGTGCCTCGTCAATGATGGAACTACTCATCCCACCATTGTCATGGGTGTCTCAGG GAAGCCATTGGAACTTCTTGATACCGAGTCTGTTTTAAGAGATGGAATTCCGGTCATTCGAAGGTATACTGGAGGTGGTACAGTTATTGTGGACCATGGGACAATTTTTGTAACATTTATATGCAATAAGGATGCAATTTCAGGTTTACAATCATATCCTCAACCTATCATGTCTTGGAGTAGCCTATTATATAAAGAAGTATTTCAAGGAATTGGAGATTTTACACTTCGTGAGAATG ATTATGTGCTCGGCAACCGTAAGTTCGGTGGAAATGCTCAATCTATTACCAAGAATAGATGGGTCCACCATACGTCATTTTTATGGGATTATGAAATCAGTCAAATGGGTTATCTCAAACTTCCAAAACGAGCTCCTCAGTATCGACAG GCAAGGGATCATCTGGAATTTATATGCCGGATGAAGGACTATATGACAAGATCCGATTTCATTGACAGAACAATCAATGCAGTCGGCTGCCATTTCCTGCTAAGATACTCGGAGCCGAAAGCAATTCAGTGGCCTTTAGGTACCAAATTTGAACCCTCCAGTAGGCTATTAAGGAAGCAAGAATTGGGCGAAGCCATTTTCAACTCCTCCACAGCCGTTTCAGCTCCCTTATCGCTGTGA
- the LOC140974248 gene encoding filament-like plant protein 3 yields MDRRSWLWRRKSSEKSPSGETESSGSMSSHSERFSDDQGLANQNMQSHEVTSKIVPGDADRNDSLKTLSEKLSEALLDVRTKEDLVKQHAKVAEEAVTGWERAEKEVSILKKQTEALTQKNSILEEHAGHLDGALKECLRQLRQAREDQDQKICDIITNKTRELDPTKSELENKLADMFSKLEAAEKENSILKLELVSKTEELELRTCERDLSTHAAESASKQHLECVKKIVKLEAECRRLKAVVCKATPGKDHWSGVEEKTLVFENCSCQTSGLESIGGETCHPESWSLASVTEEGQFKNERTFERSLIIPSAEIDLMDDFLEMEKIVALPVTQGGNNSNTVINSGEDGLKDNLEAMINRTAELEENLEKIEMEKKNLEVALNDCRIQLKTSEDQLKQSEVKLLNLSTELAVADEEKRASQKEIEFMKEKHEHLTNLELEIETMHSTICSLKNEVEKERNFSKELEIELSKMKFDYKSQRSAMVEEFRIVQDKELAAAKSKYAECQKTIASLDRQLKILATLDDFSIDSEEPVQIP; encoded by the exons ATGGACCGGAGGAGTTGGCTGTGGCGGCGTAAGTCTTCTGAAAAAAGTCCTAGTGGTGAAACTGAGAGCTCAGGATCAATGTCATCTCATTCAGAAAGATTTTCTGATGATCAG GGTCTGGCAAATCAAAACATGCAATCCCATGAAGTCACGTCTAAAATCGTACCTGGTGATGCAGACCGTAATGATAGTTTGAAGACTTTGTCAGAGAAACTATCTGAAGCTCTTCTTGATGTCCGCACCAAAGAAGACTTGGTTAAGCAACATGCCAAAGTTGCAGAGGAAGCTGTCACAG GGTGGGAAAGGGCTGAGAAAGAGGTATCGATTTTGAAGAAACAAACTGAAGCCTTAACTCAGAAGAATTCGATCCTTGAAGAACATGCCGGCCATCTTGATGGAGCTCTTAAAGAATGTTTGAGACAGCTTCGACAAGCACGAGAAGACCAAGACCAGAAGATTTGTGATATTATTACCAATAAAACTCGTGAGTTGGATCCGACAAAATCTGAACTTGAGAACAAGCTTGCTGACATGTTCTCTAAGCTTGAAGCTGCAGAGAAAGAGAACTCGATCCTTAAGCTCGAGCTCGTTTCCAAAACCGAAGAACTGGAACTAAGGACCTGTGAGAGAGATCTCAGCACCCATGCTGCTGAATCTGCTAGTAAACAACATCTTGAATGTGTGAAAAAGATTGTCAAACTTGAAGCAGAATGCCGTAGGCTAAAGGCAGTGGTTTGTAAAGCAACGCCGGGTAAAGATCACTGGTCAGGTGTTGAAGAGAAAACACTGGTTTTCGAGAATTGCAGCTGTCAAACTAGTGGATTGGAGTCTATTGGTGGTGAGACGTGCCACCCCGAATCTTGGTCACTTGCGTCAGTGACAGAAGAGGGACAGTTTAAGAATGAAAGAACTTTTGAAAGGAGTCTTATAATTCCTTCTGCTGAGATTGATCTCATGGATGACTTTCTTGAGATGGAGAAGATTGTGGCACTACCTGTAACACAAGGTGGAAACAACTCGAACACCGTGATCAATAGTGGAGAAGATGGTTTGAAAGATAATCTGGAAGCCATGATCAATCGAACGGCTGAGCTGGAAGAGAATTTAGAAAAGATAGAAATGGAGAAAAAGAATTTGGAGGTGGCTCTTAACGATTGTCGTATTCAGCTTAAAACATCAGAGGATCAACTCAAGCAATCAGAGGTAAAATTGTTGAACTTGAGCACTGAGCTGGCTGTGGCTGATGAAGAAAAGAGGGCTTCCCAgaaagaaattgaatttatgaaaGAAAAGCATGAGCACTTGACAAATCTTGAACTTGAGATAGAAACTATGCATTCAACTATTTGTTCGTTAAAAAATGAGGtcgaaaaagaaagaaatttttcAAAGGAATTGGAAATTGAGTTatcaaaaatgaaatttgattatAAGTCCCAGAGATCAGCAATGGTTGAAGAGTTCAGGATCGTTCAG GATAAAGAACTGGCAGCGGCTAAGAGTAAATATGCCGAATGTCAAAAGACAATCGCTTCTCTTGACCGACAGCTGAAAATTCTAGCTACATTAGATGACTTCTCAATCGACTCAGAAGAACCTGTACAAATCCCATGA
- the LOC140974247 gene encoding protein ARV 2-like isoform X1 encodes MNADGCTNRFRCVQCGFPIDTLYIQYSPGNIRLMKCEYCKVVADEYIECEVMILIIDLILHKPQAYRHLFYNRFSKEAVNFQGLLWKSVFAFLLLDIYRMWTLRMNENEWTLPATVVSFLLDFGKMFTRVVLENLIFLAVMIHGTGKLLSASARVFGWKEVSLIVIISSYFKIFLMATMVWKFPSSVIFIIDMFVISSNYVALKVVEAVITDSMMMRCLTVCLVAHGLKFLSCQGLIVQC; translated from the exons ATGAATGCTGATGGTTGTACTAACAGATTCAGATGTGTGCAGTGTGGGTTCCCCATTGACACGCTTTACATTCAGTACTCTCCAGGAAATATTCGGCTCATGAAATGT GAATACTGCAAAGTTGTGGCTGATGAGTACATTGAGTGTGAAGTCATG ATCCTCATAATCGATTTGATTCTGCacaagccacaagcttaccggCATCTGTTTTACAATAGATTTTCTAAAGAGGCCGTGAATTTTCAG GGCTTGTTATGGAAATCGGTTTTTGCATTCCTTCTTCTGGACATCT ACAGAATGTGGACTTTGAGGATGAATGAGAATGAATGGACTTTGCCAGCGACAGTTGTTTCATTTCTTCTGGATTTTGGTAAG ATGTTCACTCGTGTTGTCCTTGAGAACCTCATCTTTCTTGCTGTGATGATTCATGGCACTGGAAAGTTGCTGAGCGCATCTGCTAGAGTTTTTGg GTGGAAAGAGGTCTCGCTTATAGTCATCATTTCAAGTTACTTCAAGATCTTCCTGATGGCCACGATG GTATGGAAGTTCCCATCCTCTGTGATTTTCATCATCGACATGTTTGTCATATCATCAAATTATGTGGCCTTGAAAG TTGTTGAAGCAGTGATCACCGACtcgatgatgatgagatgcttGACAGTTTGCCTTGTGGCTCATGGTTTGAAGTTTTTATCCTGTCAAGGACTTATTGTCCAATGTTAG
- the LOC140974247 gene encoding protein ARV 2-like isoform X2, whose protein sequence is MNADGCTNRFRCVQCGFPIDTLYIQYSPGNIRLMKCEYCKVVADEYIECEVMILIIDLILHKPQAYRHLFYNRFSKEAVNFQGLLWKSVFAFLLLDIYRMWTLRMNENEWTLPATVVSFLLDFGKMFTRVVLENLIFLAVMIHGTGKLLSASARVFGWKEVSLIVIISSYFKIFLMATMVWKFPSSVIFIIDMFVISSNYVALKVITDSMMMRCLTVCLVAHGLKFLSCQGLIVQC, encoded by the exons ATGAATGCTGATGGTTGTACTAACAGATTCAGATGTGTGCAGTGTGGGTTCCCCATTGACACGCTTTACATTCAGTACTCTCCAGGAAATATTCGGCTCATGAAATGT GAATACTGCAAAGTTGTGGCTGATGAGTACATTGAGTGTGAAGTCATG ATCCTCATAATCGATTTGATTCTGCacaagccacaagcttaccggCATCTGTTTTACAATAGATTTTCTAAAGAGGCCGTGAATTTTCAG GGCTTGTTATGGAAATCGGTTTTTGCATTCCTTCTTCTGGACATCT ACAGAATGTGGACTTTGAGGATGAATGAGAATGAATGGACTTTGCCAGCGACAGTTGTTTCATTTCTTCTGGATTTTGGTAAG ATGTTCACTCGTGTTGTCCTTGAGAACCTCATCTTTCTTGCTGTGATGATTCATGGCACTGGAAAGTTGCTGAGCGCATCTGCTAGAGTTTTTGg GTGGAAAGAGGTCTCGCTTATAGTCATCATTTCAAGTTACTTCAAGATCTTCCTGATGGCCACGATG GTATGGAAGTTCCCATCCTCTGTGATTTTCATCATCGACATGTTTGTCATATCATCAAATTATGTGGCCTTGAAAG TGATCACCGACtcgatgatgatgagatgcttGACAGTTTGCCTTGTGGCTCATGGTTTGAAGTTTTTATCCTGTCAAGGACTTATTGTCCAATGTTAG